A region of Flavobacterium indicum GPTSA100-9 = DSM 17447 DNA encodes the following proteins:
- a CDS encoding co-chaperone GroES — protein sequence MSLNIKPLSDRVVIEPLAAETTTASGIIIPDTAKEKPQKGTVVAVGNGKKDHEMTVKVGDTVLYGKYSGTELKLEGKDYLIMREDEIYAII from the coding sequence ATGTCGTTAAACATTAAACCACTTTCAGACAGAGTAGTAATTGAGCCATTAGCAGCTGAAACTACAACAGCTTCTGGTATTATTATTCCAGACACAGCAAAAGAAAAACCTCAAAAAGGAACTGTTGTTGCCGTAGGAAATGGTAAAAAGGACCATGAAATGACCGTTAAGGTTGGTGATACTGTTTTATATGGCAAGTATTCAGGAACAGAATTAAAGTTAGAGGGTAAAGATTACCTTATTATGCGTGAAGATGAAATTTATGCAATTATCTAA
- the secG gene encoding preprotein translocase subunit SecG, with protein MIPFTIFLALIVIVCFLLILVIMVQNPKSGGLSSSFGGGGQMGGVQKTTDFLEKSTWFLGGALILLILLSTLSNAGGNGGSKLIDDATTAAKPAPVPTTAPAASQPAADTTKK; from the coding sequence ATGATACCATTTACAATTTTTTTAGCTCTAATAGTAATTGTTTGTTTTTTATTAATCTTAGTGATTATGGTTCAAAATCCTAAAAGTGGAGGTTTATCTTCTTCTTTCGGTGGTGGTGGCCAAATGGGAGGTGTTCAAAAAACAACCGATTTCTTAGAAAAATCAACTTGGTTTTTAGGAGGAGCTTTAATTTTATTGATTTTATTGTCAACTTTGAGTAATGCTGGTGGAAACGGTGGCTCTAAATTAATTGACGATGCTACAACAGCGGCAAAACCAGCACCAGTTCCAACAACTGCTCCAGCTGCAAGCCAACCAGCTGCTGATACAACTAAGAAGTAA
- a CDS encoding tetratricopeptide repeat protein — translation MNISDYIFLLNNSKGINDKQTLVLETIVQEFPFFQSARALYLKGLYNQESFRYNYELKKAAAHTTDRSVLFDFITSDEFKIFKKENYDKIQAELQNIEVNEFEFVQAISDHNKLDASVEKQNTIEKVEERLEIGKPLSFEKSETHSFSEWLQLSKFAPIVRENEKIAGENSTDIEKKFELIEKFIELSPKIAPTKESVPVPVNIAKSNEMPSSIMTETLAKIYLEQKKYTKAIQAYEILILKYPEKSSFFADRINDIKILQQNN, via the coding sequence ATGAATATAAGTGATTATATATTTTTGCTCAACAATTCAAAGGGAATCAATGATAAACAAACTTTGGTTCTTGAAACTATTGTGCAAGAGTTTCCTTTTTTTCAAAGTGCAAGAGCTTTGTATTTAAAAGGATTGTATAATCAGGAAAGCTTTAGGTATAATTACGAATTAAAAAAAGCGGCTGCACATACAACTGATCGTTCCGTTTTGTTTGATTTTATAACTTCGGATGAGTTTAAAATTTTCAAAAAAGAAAATTATGATAAAATTCAAGCTGAATTACAAAATATAGAAGTGAATGAATTTGAATTCGTACAAGCGATTTCAGATCATAATAAACTAGATGCTTCGGTTGAAAAACAAAATACCATTGAAAAAGTAGAAGAACGATTAGAAATTGGGAAGCCATTATCTTTTGAAAAATCAGAAACACATTCGTTTAGTGAATGGTTGCAATTGTCAAAATTTGCACCTATTGTGCGTGAAAATGAAAAAATAGCAGGAGAAAATAGTACGGATATTGAAAAAAAATTCGAATTAATAGAAAAATTTATCGAATTAAGTCCAAAAATTGCTCCAACAAAAGAATCGGTGCCAGTGCCAGTAAATATAGCTAAAAGCAACGAAATGCCTTCTTCAATTATGACCGAAACATTGGCAAAAATTTACTTAGAACAAAAAAAATATACTAAAGCAATACAAGCTTATGAAATATTAATTTTGAAATATCCAGAAAAAAGTAGTTTCTTTGCAGACCGAATTAATGATATTAAAATTTTACAACAAAATAATTAA
- a CDS encoding LptE family protein — MNNLKKYIFLLVACTFISCNVKYNFTGTGKIDAKTFQVNYFQNMADIVEPGIERTFTQKLQNTILNQTNLNLVASGGDLLYEGEIVEYRITPMAATSNQVAAQNRMTITINVRYSNKNKEDDNFEKRFSFYYDYAADVLPQAVLGTALDEIYERITQDIFNQSLAKW; from the coding sequence ATGAATAATTTAAAAAAATATATTTTCTTGTTAGTAGCCTGCACTTTTATAAGTTGTAATGTGAAATATAATTTTACAGGGACAGGAAAAATTGATGCCAAGACTTTTCAGGTAAATTATTTTCAAAATATGGCAGATATTGTAGAGCCAGGTATTGAAAGAACATTTACGCAAAAACTACAAAATACTATCTTAAATCAAACGAATTTAAATTTAGTTGCTTCAGGTGGTGATTTGTTGTATGAAGGTGAAATTGTAGAGTATAGAATTACACCTATGGCTGCAACATCAAATCAAGTAGCTGCACAAAACAGAATGACAATAACGATAAATGTTCGTTATTCAAACAAAAATAAGGAAGATGATAACTTTGAAAAAAGATTTTCTTTTTATTATGATTATGCAGCAGATGTTTTACCGCAAGCTGTTTTAGGTACGGCTTTAGATGAAATTTATGAGCGTATTACGCAAGATATATTTAATCAGTCACTAGCAAAATGGTAA
- a CDS encoding sigma-54 interaction domain-containing protein: MESIQNIKQRFEIIGNDPKLNRAVEKAIQVAPTDISVLVTGESGVGKESIPKIIHALSHRKHGKYIAVNCGAIPEGTIDSELFGHEKGAFTGATSTREGYFEVADGGTIFLDEVGELPLTTQVRLLRVLENGEFIKVGSSQVQKTNVRIVAATNVNMQEAIEKGKFREDLYYRLSTVEIQLPPLRDRKDDIHLLFRKFASDFAHKYKMPPIKLTDDAVRYLLHYRWSGNIRQLRNVAEQISVLETNRDVTLTTLQAYLPANERSLPQVVNETKSSSDFSNEREILYKVLFDMKSDLNDLKKLTLELMQNGSAKVQESNKSLIQKIYGTAEDKNTIFEERPSSVKILPTEEDVEQEEFIDEDDHEDYLFAETVEEEETLSLEAKEIEMIKKALEKNKGKRKAAADELGISERTLYRKIKQFDL, translated from the coding sequence ATGGAATCAATACAAAACATAAAACAACGTTTTGAAATTATTGGGAATGACCCTAAATTAAATCGTGCTGTGGAGAAAGCCATTCAAGTTGCTCCCACGGATATTTCTGTATTGGTAACTGGTGAAAGTGGTGTTGGTAAAGAAAGTATTCCGAAAATTATTCACGCACTTTCACATAGAAAACATGGAAAATATATTGCCGTAAACTGTGGCGCAATTCCTGAAGGAACTATAGATAGTGAGTTGTTTGGGCATGAAAAAGGAGCTTTTACTGGAGCCACTTCTACACGTGAAGGGTACTTTGAAGTTGCAGATGGGGGAACTATATTTTTAGATGAAGTAGGAGAGTTGCCATTGACTACACAGGTGCGATTATTGCGTGTGTTAGAAAATGGAGAATTTATTAAAGTTGGTTCGTCACAAGTGCAAAAAACCAATGTGCGTATTGTAGCGGCAACCAATGTTAATATGCAAGAAGCGATTGAAAAAGGAAAATTTCGTGAGGATTTGTATTACCGATTAAGTACGGTTGAAATTCAACTTCCACCCTTACGAGATAGAAAAGACGATATTCATTTGTTGTTTCGAAAATTTGCTTCGGATTTTGCACATAAATACAAAATGCCACCTATAAAATTAACTGATGATGCTGTTCGGTATTTACTACATTACCGTTGGAGTGGAAATATTAGACAATTAAGAAACGTAGCGGAGCAAATATCGGTTTTAGAAACAAATAGAGATGTGACTTTAACTACCTTACAAGCTTATTTACCTGCTAATGAAAGAAGTTTACCTCAGGTAGTCAATGAAACAAAAAGTTCAAGTGATTTTAGTAACGAAAGAGAAATTTTGTATAAAGTGCTTTTCGATATGAAAAGTGATTTGAACGACTTGAAAAAACTCACTCTAGAACTAATGCAAAATGGTTCGGCTAAAGTCCAAGAATCGAATAAATCATTGATTCAAAAAATTTACGGTACGGCTGAAGATAAAAATACTATTTTTGAAGAACGTCCTTCTAGTGTAAAAATACTACCTACAGAAGAAGATGTTGAACAAGAGGAGTTTATAGATGAGGACGATCATGAAGATTATTTATTTGCAGAAACAGTAGAGGAAGAAGAAACCTTAAGTTTAGAAGCAAAAGAAATAGAAATGATTAAAAAAGCCTTAGAGAAAAATAAAGGAAAAAGAAAAGCAGCAGCAGATGAACTAGGAATTTCTGAACGTACTCTATATAGAAAAATTAAACAGTTTGATTTGTAA
- the miaB gene encoding tRNA (N6-isopentenyl adenosine(37)-C2)-methylthiotransferase MiaB: MEEKVIEENKQGTSLVQDQIEGNQKKLFIESYGCQMNFSDSEIVASILSEQGYNTTQNLEEADLVLVNTCSIRDKAEQTVRKRLQEYNAIKKINPSMKVGVLGCMAERLKEKFLDEEKIVDMVVGPDAYKDIPNLLKEVEEGRDAINVILSKEETYGDIQPVRLSSNGVSAFVSITRGCDNMCTFCVVPFTRGRERSREPESIIQEIQDLWDKGFKEVTLLGQNVDSYLWYGGGLKKDFEKASEMQKATAVDFAQLLDRCATTFPKMRFRFSTSNPQDMHLEVIEVMAKHHNICKYIHLPVQSGSTRILKEMNRQHTREEYMTLVDNIYRIIPDISLSQDMIAGFPTETEEDHQDTLSLMEHCKYDFGFMFAYSERPGTLAARKMEDDVPEAVKKRRLNEIIDLQQKMALERTKRFVGQVVEVLVEKDSKRSNLHWSGRNSQNIVVVFPKENYKPGDFVNVKITDCTAATLIGEAVGYSEIMN, from the coding sequence ATGGAAGAAAAGGTAATTGAAGAAAATAAACAAGGAACCAGTTTAGTTCAAGATCAAATAGAAGGAAATCAAAAGAAATTATTCATTGAGAGTTATGGTTGTCAAATGAATTTTTCTGATAGTGAAATTGTGGCTTCTATATTATCTGAACAAGGGTATAATACAACGCAAAATCTAGAAGAAGCAGATTTGGTGTTAGTAAATACCTGTTCTATTCGTGATAAAGCCGAGCAAACCGTTAGAAAACGTTTGCAAGAATATAACGCCATCAAAAAAATTAATCCGTCTATGAAAGTAGGGGTTTTGGGTTGTATGGCCGAGCGTTTAAAAGAAAAGTTTTTAGACGAAGAAAAAATTGTGGACATGGTGGTTGGGCCAGATGCCTATAAGGATATTCCAAATCTTTTAAAAGAAGTGGAAGAAGGAAGAGACGCTATCAATGTTATTCTTTCTAAAGAAGAAACGTATGGTGATATTCAACCGGTTCGATTAAGTAGTAATGGTGTATCGGCATTTGTTTCTATTACCCGTGGTTGTGATAATATGTGTACGTTTTGTGTAGTTCCTTTTACCCGTGGACGTGAACGCAGCCGTGAACCCGAAAGTATTATTCAAGAAATTCAAGATTTGTGGGATAAAGGATTTAAAGAAGTAACGTTGTTAGGTCAAAATGTAGATAGCTATTTATGGTATGGCGGCGGATTGAAAAAAGATTTTGAAAAAGCGTCAGAGATGCAAAAAGCTACTGCAGTTGATTTTGCACAGTTGTTGGATCGTTGTGCTACAACTTTTCCAAAAATGCGTTTCCGTTTCTCCACTTCAAATCCACAAGACATGCATTTGGAAGTGATTGAAGTAATGGCGAAACATCATAATATTTGCAAATACATTCACTTGCCAGTTCAATCTGGAAGTACAAGAATTCTTAAAGAAATGAACCGCCAGCATACGCGTGAAGAATACATGACATTAGTTGATAATATTTACAGAATTATTCCAGATATTTCTTTGTCACAAGATATGATTGCAGGCTTTCCAACAGAAACGGAAGAAGACCATCAAGATACGTTGTCGTTAATGGAGCATTGTAAATATGATTTCGGATTTATGTTTGCTTATTCTGAGCGTCCCGGTACTTTAGCTGCTCGTAAAATGGAAGATGATGTGCCTGAAGCAGTAAAGAAAAGGCGTTTAAATGAGATCATCGATTTACAACAAAAAATGGCTTTAGAGCGCACTAAACGTTTTGTAGGTCAGGTTGTTGAAGTCTTAGTTGAAAAAGATTCTAAACGTTCAAATTTACATTGGTCAGGACGTAATTCTCAAAATATTGTAGTTGTTTTTCCAAAAGAAAATTACAAGCCAGGCGATTTTGTAAACGTAAAAATAACCGATTGTACTGCGGCAACTTTAATTGGTGAAGCTGTAGGATATTCAGAAATAATGAATTAA
- the topA gene encoding type I DNA topoisomerase, with translation MAKNLVIVESPAKAKTIEKFLGKDFQVESSYGHIADLPSKEIGVDIENNFKPKYEVSSDKKALVKKLKDLSKSAETVWLASDEDREGEAIAWHLAEELKLDQNKTKRIVFHEITKTAIQKAIENPRGIDYNLVNAQQARRVLDRLVGYELSPVLWKKVKGGLSAGRVQSVSVRLIVEREREIQNFKAVASYSISAEFTNEAGKVVKAKLNKNFSTKEEAQAFLEKNIGAEFKVGDLETKPTKKSPAAPFTTSTLQQEAARKLYLPVGITMQIAQRLYEAGLITYMRTDSVNLSQEAMSAAQAEITSYYGKEYSKPRNYNTKSKGAQEAHEAIRPTDLSRHTVDIDRDQARLYDLIWKRTIASQMSDAELERTNVKIEANKHNENFTATGEVIKFEGFLKVYLEGNDDDEEEQEGMLPALKVNEILKNNFITATERFSRPPSRYTEASLVKKLEELGIGRPSTYAPTISTIINRNYVEKGSFEGSERKYQQLILKGNEIKSETLKENTGSDKGKLVPTDIGGIVNDFLVKNFETILDYNFTAKVEQDFDEIAEGKEDWSKMMKDFYNHFHPIVNKVETTAERETGERILGVDPKSGKQVSVRLGRYGAMAQIGNQEDEEKQFASLRAEQNISTITLEEALNLFLLPKILGNYKDEEIEVSNGRFGPYVRFGKQFISLPKGEDPLDVTLERAKELILEKEQADAPIAEYEGMPVQKGVGRFGPFIKWNGMFINVNKKYNFDKLSNADVVELIQEKIQKDIDKVIHNWESEGIKVEKARWGKSVILKGKIKIELSKEVDAAALTLEKVKELIEQKAPTKKTATKTTAKKTTKKK, from the coding sequence ATGGCAAAGAATTTAGTCATCGTGGAGTCGCCTGCAAAAGCGAAAACTATTGAAAAATTTTTAGGTAAAGATTTCCAAGTGGAATCGAGTTACGGACATATTGCGGATTTACCTTCTAAGGAAATTGGTGTGGATATTGAAAATAACTTTAAACCTAAATATGAAGTTTCTTCAGACAAGAAAGCCTTAGTAAAAAAACTTAAAGACTTATCAAAATCAGCAGAAACTGTTTGGTTAGCATCCGATGAAGACCGTGAAGGAGAAGCCATTGCGTGGCATTTAGCAGAAGAATTGAAATTGGATCAAAACAAAACCAAGCGTATTGTTTTCCACGAAATTACAAAAACAGCTATTCAAAAAGCAATTGAAAATCCAAGAGGCATTGATTACAATTTAGTAAATGCACAACAAGCCCGTAGAGTTTTAGACCGATTAGTTGGATACGAACTATCACCCGTTTTATGGAAAAAAGTAAAAGGTGGTTTATCTGCAGGTCGTGTACAATCTGTTTCGGTACGTTTAATTGTGGAACGTGAAAGAGAAATTCAAAACTTCAAAGCGGTAGCCAGTTATTCTATTAGCGCTGAATTTACAAATGAAGCCGGAAAAGTTGTTAAAGCTAAACTGAATAAAAATTTCAGCACGAAAGAAGAAGCACAAGCTTTTTTAGAAAAAAATATAGGTGCCGAATTTAAAGTTGGTGATTTAGAAACCAAACCAACCAAAAAATCACCTGCAGCGCCATTCACTACTTCAACTTTACAGCAGGAAGCCGCTCGTAAATTATATTTACCCGTTGGTATTACTATGCAAATTGCACAACGTTTATACGAAGCCGGATTGATTACTTACATGAGAACCGACAGTGTGAATCTTTCTCAAGAAGCGATGTCGGCCGCACAAGCTGAAATTACTTCGTATTACGGAAAAGAATACAGCAAACCAAGAAATTACAATACAAAATCAAAAGGGGCACAAGAAGCTCACGAAGCCATTCGTCCGACAGACCTTAGTCGTCATACCGTGGATATCGACAGAGACCAAGCCCGCTTGTATGATTTAATTTGGAAAAGAACAATTGCATCCCAAATGAGTGATGCCGAATTAGAACGTACTAATGTTAAAATTGAAGCCAATAAACATAATGAGAACTTTACCGCAACTGGAGAAGTAATCAAATTTGAAGGGTTCTTAAAAGTGTATTTAGAAGGTAATGATGACGATGAAGAAGAACAAGAAGGCATGTTACCGGCTTTAAAAGTAAATGAAATATTAAAAAATAATTTTATTACAGCTACTGAACGCTTTAGCAGACCGCCATCAAGATATACAGAAGCCTCTTTAGTAAAGAAATTAGAAGAATTAGGAATTGGTCGTCCTTCAACCTATGCGCCAACTATTTCAACGATCATTAATAGAAATTATGTTGAAAAAGGTAGTTTTGAAGGTTCAGAAAGAAAATACCAGCAGTTAATTTTAAAAGGAAACGAAATTAAATCGGAAACTTTAAAAGAAAACACAGGTTCTGACAAAGGTAAGTTAGTCCCAACCGATATTGGTGGTATTGTAAATGACTTTTTAGTGAAAAATTTTGAAACAATTTTAGACTACAATTTCACTGCTAAAGTAGAACAAGATTTTGATGAAATTGCAGAAGGAAAAGAAGATTGGAGTAAAATGATGAAAGATTTTTACAACCACTTCCACCCTATTGTAAACAAAGTTGAAACAACAGCCGAGAGAGAAACAGGAGAACGTATTTTAGGGGTTGATCCAAAATCGGGCAAACAAGTTTCTGTGCGTTTAGGTCGCTATGGCGCTATGGCACAGATAGGCAATCAAGAAGATGAGGAAAAACAATTTGCAAGTTTACGTGCAGAACAAAATATAAGTACAATTACACTAGAAGAGGCTTTAAACTTATTTTTATTGCCAAAAATTTTAGGAAATTATAAAGATGAAGAAATTGAAGTGAGCAATGGTCGATTTGGACCCTATGTTCGATTTGGAAAACAATTCATTTCATTACCAAAAGGAGAAGACCCATTAGACGTTACACTGGAAAGAGCAAAAGAACTTATTCTAGAAAAAGAACAAGCCGATGCACCTATTGCAGAATACGAAGGCATGCCTGTTCAAAAAGGAGTAGGCCGATTTGGTCCTTTTATAAAATGGAATGGCATGTTTATCAATGTAAATAAAAAATACAACTTTGATAAGCTATCAAATGCTGATGTTGTGGAATTAATTCAAGAAAAAATCCAAAAAGATATTGACAAAGTAATACACAACTGGGAAAGTGAAGGTATAAAAGTAGAGAAAGCACGTTGGGGTAAATCGGTCATTTTAAAAGGAAAAATTAAAATAGAGTTATCTAAAGAGGTAGATGCTGCGGCTTTAACACTAGAAAAAGTAAAAGAACTAATTGAACAAAAAGCACCAACAAAAAAAACAGCTACAAAAACAACTGCAAAAAAAACTACTAAAAAGAAATAA
- a CDS encoding formimidoylglutamase yields MSFDFLQPVSPDIEKYITTLSNQTLGKKVVLHTETDFPNLETISIALICVNENRGAELENEVYNFNEFRKQFYKLFPGNWQKGIADLGDIMIGNEITDTYYVVKTICAELIKNKILPIIIGGSQDLTYAMYRAYDNLEQMVNLVAIDHKFDFAKEENLASDSFLSKIIVEEPNNLFNYSNIGYQTYYNSQEEIDLIEKLYFDAFRLGEIIKNPAVVEPVFRDADLISLDLNSIKSADSGNTNNFQSNGFDGREICALSRYAGISDKVTSFGIFNQNFTKNEMPLITQIIWYFIEGYHYRSYEFPFEDKTNYFKYIVLIEEEELVFYKSNRSERWWIEINLSNNYNKTNKITLLPCTYEDYLAACEQEIPERWWKAHRKNYI; encoded by the coding sequence ATGTCATTTGATTTTTTACAACCTGTATCCCCTGATATTGAAAAATATATCACGACATTATCTAATCAAACATTAGGTAAGAAGGTTGTACTTCATACCGAAACAGATTTTCCGAATTTAGAGACCATTTCTATTGCACTTATTTGTGTTAACGAAAACAGAGGAGCAGAATTAGAAAATGAAGTGTACAACTTCAATGAATTTAGAAAACAATTCTATAAATTATTTCCCGGTAATTGGCAAAAAGGAATTGCCGATTTAGGCGACATTATGATAGGTAACGAAATCACAGACACCTATTATGTAGTAAAAACTATTTGTGCTGAATTAATTAAAAATAAAATTTTACCAATTATCATTGGAGGATCACAGGATCTTACTTATGCCATGTATAGAGCCTATGACAACCTGGAACAAATGGTAAATTTAGTTGCTATAGATCATAAATTTGATTTTGCAAAAGAAGAGAATTTAGCTTCTGATTCCTTTTTATCTAAGATTATAGTTGAAGAACCTAATAATTTGTTTAACTACAGTAACATTGGATATCAAACCTATTATAATTCTCAAGAAGAAATTGATTTAATAGAGAAATTATACTTTGATGCTTTTAGGTTAGGAGAAATCATAAAAAATCCAGCAGTAGTTGAACCAGTTTTCCGAGATGCCGATTTAATATCATTAGATTTAAATTCAATTAAAAGCGCTGATTCTGGCAATACCAACAATTTTCAATCAAATGGTTTTGATGGAAGAGAAATTTGTGCTTTATCAAGATATGCTGGAATTAGCGATAAAGTAACTTCATTTGGAATATTCAATCAAAACTTCACAAAAAATGAGATGCCTTTAATTACACAAATAATTTGGTATTTTATTGAAGGTTATCATTATCGTTCGTATGAATTCCCATTTGAAGACAAAACGAATTATTTTAAATACATTGTATTGATTGAAGAAGAAGAATTAGTTTTTTACAAAAGCAATCGATCTGAAAGATGGTGGATAGAAATAAATTTATCCAATAATTACAATAAAACAAACAAAATTACGTTGTTACCATGTACCTATGAAGATTATTTAGCTGCATGTGAACAAGAAATACCTGAAAGATGGTGGAAGGCACATAGGAAAAACTATATTTAA
- the porK gene encoding T9SS ring complex lipoprotein PorK/GldK yields the protein MKKFLVLSAALALLASCGKGDKGELVGVKGKKWHSEKPYGMTLIPGGAFIMGKSDDDLANIQDAPTKTVTVRSFYMDETEITNSEYRQFVEWVKDSTIRTRLAILAEEVGQKPADGARSGKGGGSIGDYGFADTDPEKMTAYDKYMYENYYSVGTDKDPYANRKLNKKIKLITETSKYPDEHYVEVMDSMYLPESESFNGLKTIDVSKLKFKYNQVDLNKAVKKKGRKNFYEDAPPIEIYPDTTVWIKDFAYSYNEPMHNDYFWHQAYGEYPVVGVSWKQAKAFCAWRTMYKNSYVKKQKGRDQVNSFRLPTEAEWEYAARGGIESGTYPWGGPYAKNDRGCFLANFKPNRGDYAADGALYTVEARSYEPNDFNLYNMAGNVSEWTESSYDPGAYEFVSTMNPNVPDAKNQRKVVRGGSWKDVAFFLQVSTRDFEYADSARSYIGFRTVQDYMGTDATGTRPK from the coding sequence ATGAAAAAATTTTTAGTACTATCAGCGGCATTAGCTTTACTTGCAAGTTGTGGCAAAGGCGACAAAGGCGAGCTAGTGGGAGTTAAAGGTAAAAAATGGCATTCTGAAAAGCCATACGGTATGACCCTTATCCCAGGTGGAGCATTCATTATGGGTAAATCAGATGATGATTTAGCCAACATTCAAGATGCACCAACTAAAACTGTAACAGTTCGTTCTTTTTACATGGATGAAACTGAAATTACAAACAGTGAATATCGTCAATTTGTTGAGTGGGTAAAGGATTCTACTATTAGAACTAGATTAGCTATTTTAGCTGAAGAAGTTGGTCAAAAACCAGCAGATGGAGCAAGAAGCGGAAAAGGTGGAGGAAGCATAGGTGACTATGGTTTTGCTGATACTGATCCAGAAAAAATGACGGCATATGATAAATATATGTACGAAAACTACTATAGCGTAGGAACTGATAAAGATCCTTATGCTAATAGAAAATTAAACAAGAAAATCAAACTAATTACGGAAACATCTAAATATCCAGATGAGCATTACGTTGAAGTTATGGACTCAATGTATTTACCTGAATCTGAATCGTTTAACGGGTTAAAAACGATTGATGTTTCTAAATTAAAGTTCAAATACAACCAAGTTGACTTAAACAAAGCAGTTAAGAAAAAAGGTCGTAAGAATTTCTATGAAGATGCACCTCCAATTGAAATCTACCCTGATACTACTGTATGGATTAAAGACTTTGCATATTCTTACAACGAACCAATGCACAATGATTATTTTTGGCACCAAGCTTATGGAGAATATCCTGTAGTTGGAGTTTCATGGAAACAAGCTAAAGCATTTTGTGCATGGAGAACAATGTATAAAAATTCATATGTAAAAAAACAAAAAGGTAGAGATCAAGTTAACTCGTTCCGTTTACCAACAGAAGCAGAATGGGAATATGCTGCAAGAGGTGGAATTGAATCAGGAACTTACCCATGGGGAGGACCTTATGCTAAAAACGACAGAGGATGTTTCTTAGCTAACTTCAAACCTAACAGAGGGGATTATGCAGCCGATGGAGCTTTATACACTGTAGAAGCTAGATCATACGAGCCAAATGATTTCAACTTATACAATATGGCAGGAAATGTTTCTGAATGGACAGAATCATCATACGATCCGGGAGCTTATGAATTTGTTTCAACAATGAACCCTAACGTTCCTGATGCTAAAAACCAAAGAAAAGTTGTTCGTGGTGGATCATGGAAAGACGTTGCTTTCTTCTTACAAGTTTCAACTCGTGATTTTGAATATGCTGATTCAGCTAGAAGTTACATCGGATTTAGAACTGTACAAGATTACATGGGTACTGATGCTACAGGTACAAGACCTAAATAA
- the porL gene encoding type IX secretion system motor protein PorL/GldL, whose translation MAILSPKVMNFAYGFGAAVVIVGALFKLMHWPGASAMLIAGLGTEAFIFGLSAFEAPAKELDWTLVYPELAGGEAKTRKVKAENPTEAQGLLSQKLDNLLKDAKIDGELMSSLSNSIKNFEGAAKNIAPTVDAIASQKKYADEMVSAANSLEALNNLYKAQLDGAQRNAEANQQIAENAAKLKEQMQSMTSNIASLNAVYGGMLSAMQNRG comes from the coding sequence ATGGCAATTTTATCACCAAAAGTAATGAATTTCGCATACGGATTCGGTGCGGCAGTAGTAATCGTTGGAGCATTATTTAAATTAATGCACTGGCCAGGAGCAAGCGCAATGCTTATTGCAGGTTTAGGAACAGAAGCTTTCATTTTCGGTTTATCTGCATTTGAAGCTCCAGCAAAAGAATTAGATTGGACTTTAGTTTACCCTGAATTAGCTGGTGGAGAGGCTAAAACAAGAAAAGTAAAAGCTGAAAACCCAACTGAAGCTCAAGGATTATTATCTCAAAAATTAGACAACTTATTAAAAGATGCTAAAATTGATGGTGAATTAATGTCAAGCTTAAGCAACTCAATTAAAAACTTTGAAGGTGCTGCAAAAAACATTGCTCCTACAGTTGATGCAATTGCTTCTCAAAAGAAATATGCTGACGAAATGGTAAGCGCAGCTAACTCTTTAGAAGCTTTAAATAACTTATACAAAGCACAATTAGATGGTGCTCAAAGAAATGCTGAAGCAAACCAACAAATTGCTGAAAATGCTGCTAAATTAAAAGAGCAAATGCAATCAATGACTTCTAACATCGCTTCATTAAATGCTGTGTATGGTGGAATGTTATCTGCAATGCAAAATAGAGGATAA